The proteins below are encoded in one region of Pacificitalea manganoxidans:
- the nrdI gene encoding class Ib ribonucleoside-diphosphate reductase assembly flavoprotein NrdI: MPGLIYFSSGSGNTRRFIDRLGLPASRIPIRSSEPFTPPRAPFVLVCPTYSDGEGRGAVPKQVIRVLNDAETRSHLRGVIASGNRNFGATFALAGRIIAAKCDVPLLARFELAGTDGDIARIRQGLDRFWKAQLSTEPH; this comes from the coding sequence ATGCCCGGCTTGATCTATTTCTCGTCGGGCTCCGGTAACACCCGACGTTTCATTGACCGGCTGGGCCTGCCGGCATCGCGGATTCCTATCCGCAGTTCCGAGCCCTTTACGCCGCCGCGCGCGCCTTTCGTTCTGGTCTGTCCGACATACTCGGACGGCGAGGGCCGGGGCGCGGTGCCGAAACAGGTCATCCGCGTTCTCAACGACGCGGAAACCCGCAGTCATCTCCGGGGCGTGATCGCCTCGGGCAACCGCAATTTCGGGGCGACCTTCGCCCTTGCGGGCCGTATCATAGCCGCTAAATGCGACGTTCCCCTTCTGGCACGATTCGAGCTTGCCGGAACCGACGGGGACATCGCCCGCATTCGCCAAGGATTGGACAGGTTTTGGAAAGCGCAACTCTCGACCGAACCGCACTAG
- the nrdH gene encoding glutaredoxin-like protein NrdH, whose protein sequence is MTITVYSKPACVQCTATTRALSARGLDFEVIDLTEDDAAMTRVQELGYRQAPVVMAGDDHWAGFRPDKIGALA, encoded by the coding sequence ATGACCATCACCGTTTATTCCAAGCCGGCCTGCGTGCAGTGCACCGCAACCACCCGCGCCCTGTCCGCGCGCGGCCTCGATTTCGAGGTGATCGACCTGACCGAAGACGACGCCGCGATGACCCGCGTGCAGGAGCTGGGCTATCGCCAGGCGCCGGTCGTAATGGCAGGCGACGATCATTGGGCCGGGTTCCGCCCCGACAAGATCGGCGCGCTCGCCTGA
- the putA gene encoding bifunctional proline dehydrogenase/L-glutamate gamma-semialdehyde dehydrogenase PutA, whose translation MTAPLPLTRIEAAKHAPEAPLLETLIAQANLSPADRAAIHAEATDLVKKVRADARPGLMEVFLAEYGLSTEEGIALMCLAEALLRVPDAETIDDLIEDKIAPSDWGKHLGHSASSLVNASTWALMLTGKVLDDRRSPGIASHLRGAVKRLGEPVIRTAVGRAMKEMGRQFVLGETIEGALDRAAKMEAKGYTYSYDMLGEAAMTARDARRYYDAYAGAIDAIAKRCKGQDIRRNPGISVKLSALHPRYEVAKEARVLEELVPILTDLCRKAKAAGMGLNIDAEEADRLVISLKVIEAALANPSLAGWDGFGVVVQAYGRRAALTLDWLHALAERHDRRITVRLVKGAYWDTEIKHAQVEGLEDFPVFTRKAATDVSYIANARKLLQMTDRIYPQFATHNAHTVAAVLHMARDAAPGSYEFQRLHGMGERLHQIVHDAEGTGCRIYAPVGAHRDLLAYLVRRLLENGANSSFVNQIVDEEVAPETVAADPFTALGTPEANRNAMLAPGPEIFGPGRRNSMGFDLTDGPTLARIDAARAGVTVPDAAPRLAGDAGPGTGGTVTVHNPATGAVVAQVQEASAKDVARALDHAAPWQVPAAERAQVLRRAADLYERDFGPLFALLAQEAGKSLPDAVGELREAVDFLRYYANGGEALSRPARGIFACISPWNFPLAIFTGQISAALAAGNGVLAKPAEQTALVADHAVRLLHEAGVPRSALQLLPGRGDVVGAAIAGDGRVSGVAFTGSTDTALRIRRSMAYALAPGAPLIAETGGLNAMIVDSTALPEQAIRDIVASAFQSAGQRCSALRCLYVQEDVADTLLEMLQGAMDELRLGDPWHLSTDVGPVIDAEAKAGIDAHIATARTEGRLIKQLETPADGTFVGPALIRIGGIADLEQEIFGPVLHVATFKARELEQVIAAINATGYGLTFGLHTRIDGRVQDIADRIEVGNAYVNRNQIGAIVGSQPFGGEGLSGTGPKAGGPNYLTRYTAPEPGHPVTAPVTHPDTTAQADPAALQRALDAAPREQVLRVTDLPGPTGESNRLRLVSRASLLCMGPGAEAARAQADAVEALGGHAVIAEGTVTPDTLRGLTGLSAVLFWGSETDARPLAQALAQRDGPILPLITGRPDAGHVAHERHLCVDTTAAGGNADLLAGMERD comes from the coding sequence ATGACCGCACCGCTGCCCCTGACCCGGATCGAAGCCGCCAAACACGCGCCCGAAGCACCGCTGCTGGAGACGCTGATCGCGCAGGCGAACTTGTCGCCCGCCGACCGCGCGGCCATTCACGCGGAAGCGACCGATTTGGTGAAGAAGGTGCGCGCGGATGCCCGCCCCGGCCTGATGGAGGTGTTTCTCGCGGAATATGGGCTGTCGACTGAGGAAGGCATCGCGTTGATGTGCCTTGCCGAAGCGCTGCTGCGGGTGCCGGATGCGGAAACCATCGACGATCTGATCGAGGACAAGATCGCCCCCTCGGACTGGGGCAAGCATCTGGGTCATTCGGCCTCCAGCCTCGTCAACGCGTCGACCTGGGCGCTGATGCTGACGGGCAAGGTGCTGGACGACCGCCGCAGCCCCGGCATTGCCAGCCATCTGCGCGGCGCGGTGAAGCGGCTGGGCGAGCCGGTGATCCGCACCGCCGTCGGCCGCGCGATGAAGGAAATGGGACGGCAGTTCGTGCTAGGCGAAACCATCGAAGGCGCGCTGGACCGTGCGGCCAAGATGGAGGCCAAGGGCTACACCTATTCCTATGACATGCTGGGCGAGGCGGCGATGACCGCGAGGGATGCGCGGCGCTATTACGACGCCTATGCTGGCGCAATCGACGCCATCGCCAAGCGCTGCAAGGGTCAGGATATCCGCCGCAATCCCGGCATCTCGGTCAAACTGTCGGCTCTGCATCCGCGCTACGAGGTCGCCAAGGAAGCCCGCGTGCTGGAGGAGTTGGTGCCGATCCTCACCGACCTGTGCCGCAAGGCGAAAGCGGCGGGCATGGGGCTTAACATCGACGCGGAGGAAGCCGACCGGCTGGTAATCTCGCTCAAGGTGATCGAGGCCGCGCTGGCCAATCCGTCGCTCGCCGGGTGGGACGGTTTCGGCGTGGTGGTGCAGGCCTATGGCCGCCGCGCCGCGCTGACGCTTGATTGGCTGCATGCGCTGGCCGAACGGCACGACCGCCGCATCACCGTGCGGCTGGTCAAGGGCGCCTATTGGGACACGGAGATCAAGCACGCGCAGGTCGAAGGGCTGGAGGATTTCCCGGTGTTCACGCGCAAGGCCGCAACCGATGTCAGCTACATCGCCAATGCGCGCAAATTGCTGCAGATGACCGACCGGATCTATCCGCAGTTCGCCACGCATAATGCCCATACCGTCGCCGCCGTGCTGCATATGGCGCGCGACGCCGCGCCGGGCAGCTACGAGTTTCAACGTCTGCATGGCATGGGCGAGCGGCTGCACCAGATCGTGCATGATGCCGAGGGCACCGGTTGCCGGATCTACGCCCCGGTGGGCGCGCATCGCGACCTGCTGGCCTATCTGGTGCGGCGGCTGCTGGAGAACGGCGCGAATTCGTCCTTCGTCAACCAGATCGTCGATGAGGAGGTCGCGCCGGAAACCGTCGCCGCCGACCCCTTCACCGCGCTTGGCACGCCCGAGGCCAACCGCAATGCGATGCTGGCGCCGGGGCCCGAGATCTTTGGCCCGGGGCGGCGCAATTCGATGGGGTTTGACCTGACCGATGGCCCGACGCTGGCGCGGATCGACGCTGCGCGCGCAGGTGTGACGGTGCCCGATGCCGCCCCGCGTCTTGCCGGGGATGCCGGTCCGGGCACGGGCGGCACGGTCACGGTGCACAACCCTGCCACCGGCGCGGTCGTCGCGCAGGTGCAGGAGGCCAGCGCCAAGGATGTCGCCCGCGCGCTCGACCATGCCGCCCCGTGGCAAGTCCCCGCCGCCGAACGCGCACAGGTGCTGCGCCGTGCCGCTGATCTTTATGAGCGTGACTTTGGCCCGCTCTTTGCCCTGCTGGCGCAGGAAGCGGGCAAAAGCCTGCCTGACGCCGTAGGCGAACTGCGCGAAGCGGTCGATTTTCTGCGCTACTACGCCAATGGCGGCGAGGCGCTGAGCCGCCCCGCGCGCGGCATCTTTGCCTGCATCAGCCCGTGGAACTTCCCGCTTGCGATCTTTACCGGGCAGATCTCGGCGGCATTGGCGGCGGGCAATGGTGTGCTGGCGAAACCGGCGGAACAGACCGCGCTGGTCGCCGATCACGCCGTGCGCCTGCTGCACGAAGCCGGTGTGCCGCGCAGTGCCCTGCAATTGCTGCCCGGTCGCGGCGATGTGGTCGGCGCGGCGATCGCCGGCGATGGGCGCGTGAGCGGCGTCGCGTTTACCGGCTCGACCGACACCGCGTTGCGCATCCGTCGATCCATGGCCTACGCACTTGCCCCCGGCGCGCCGCTCATCGCGGAAACCGGCGGCCTGAACGCGATGATCGTGGACAGCACCGCGCTGCCCGAACAGGCCATCCGCGACATCGTTGCCTCGGCATTCCAGTCGGCAGGGCAACGCTGCTCCGCCTTGCGCTGTCTATATGTTCAGGAGGATGTCGCGGACACGCTGCTGGAAATGCTGCAGGGCGCGATGGACGAATTGCGGCTGGGCGATCCGTGGCACCTGTCCACCGATGTGGGCCCGGTCATCGATGCCGAAGCCAAGGCCGGGATCGACGCGCATATCGCCACCGCCCGCACCGAGGGTCGGCTGATCAAGCAACTCGAGACGCCCGCCGACGGCACCTTTGTCGGCCCGGCGCTGATCCGTATCGGCGGCATCGCCGATCTGGAGCAGGAAATCTTTGGGCCGGTTCTGCACGTCGCCACGTTCAAGGCGCGGGAGCTGGAGCAGGTCATCGCCGCGATCAACGCCACCGGCTATGGGCTGACCTTTGGGCTGCACACCCGGATCGACGGGCGGGTGCAGGACATCGCGGACCGGATCGAGGTCGGCAACGCCTATGTGAACCGCAACCAGATCGGCGCCATCGTCGGCTCCCAGCCCTTTGGCGGCGAGGGGCTGTCCGGCACAGGGCCGAAGGCGGGCGGACCAAACTACCTGACGCGCTACACCGCGCCGGAGCCGGGCCATCCCGTCACGGCCCCAGTCACTCACCCCGACACCACCGCTCAGGCCGATCCTGCGGCGCTGCAACGCGCGCTCGACGCCGCACCGCGCGAACAGGTGCTGCGGGTCACGGACCTGCCCGGACCCACCGGCGAATCGAACCGGCTGCGGCTGGTCAGCCGGGCGTCGCTGCTATGCATGGGACCGGGCGCCGAAGCCGCGCGCGCGCAGGCCGACGCGGTCGAGGCCTTGGGCGGCCACGCGGTGATCGCCGAAGGCACGGTGACGCCTGACACCCTGCGCGGTCTGACCGGGCTGTCCGCTGTGCTGTTCTGGGGCTCTGAGACCGATGCGCGGCCCTTGGCGCAGGCGCTGGCCCAGCGGGACGGGCCAATCCTGCCGCTCATCACAGGCCGCCCCGATGCGGGGCATGTGGCACATGAGCGACATTTGTGCGTCGACACGACCGCCGCCGGGGGCAATGCCGATCTGCTGGCGGGAATGGAGCGAGACTAA
- a CDS encoding Lrp/AsnC family transcriptional regulator — MTKLDAKGGPLDLAGLDRMDRAILAALTADGRISLTDLAARVGLSKTPVTARVRRMERDGIITGYSATLSWARLGLDHVAFVEVKLSDTRERTLSAFNAAVRQVPEVEQCHMIAGGYDYLLKVRTTDISAYRRVMGERISSLPHVASTSTYVAMEAVKDSSLLE; from the coding sequence ATGACCAAATTAGATGCCAAAGGCGGTCCGCTTGACCTGGCGGGGCTGGACCGGATGGACCGGGCGATCCTTGCGGCGCTGACCGCGGATGGCCGGATTTCGCTGACCGATCTGGCGGCGCGCGTCGGCCTGTCAAAGACCCCGGTCACCGCCCGTGTGCGCCGGATGGAGCGCGACGGCATCATCACCGGCTACAGCGCCACGCTGTCTTGGGCGCGGCTCGGGCTCGACCATGTCGCCTTTGTGGAGGTGAAGCTGTCGGACACGCGTGAACGCACGCTCAGCGCCTTCAACGCGGCGGTGCGGCAGGTGCCGGAGGTGGAGCAATGCCATATGATCGCGGGCGGTTACGACTACCTATTGAAAGTGCGCACCACCGATATCAGCGCCTATCGCCGGGTGATGGGGGAACGCATTTCCAGCCTGCCCCATGTTGCCTCAACCTCCACCTATGTCGCGATGGAGGCGGTGAAGGACAGCAGCCTGCTGGAATGA
- a CDS encoding hybrid sensor histidine kinase/response regulator: MAAWPRIADRVRSRVRGGALAFALAFCVGLVAALGWLMLREIGNFANADADNPRWTLSQVDAEFLQFRLGLEQAQRDPRMLDALRRRFDVIYTRVKSLREGDAYSTLRNNREFEAACLSVSGFLDAVVPLIDGPDSVLLAALPQIRARAAAQNARVRQLSLGGLSTFAEIAETRRAAAANMLVRMATVLGLIFAGLAVLSLSLLRLIRSGEERAETLRRTGVRLRTIVETSHDAILVCDAGGRILELNAAGEAMFGVSQEEARGVSAIDLLVPAEDRAALRRGRLAFLERGLRPDPGQRRFEVTVQAAGRTLPVDVSVDSAQSGRQLVHVAFFRDISRRRATEAALRDARDRALAGEKAKAKFLAVMSHEMRTPLNGLLGTIALLRDTGLDRRQTGYLDTMASSGELLLGLVNDVLDLSKFEAGKIRPERRVFDVGALVAGVVEKMEGLAAGNDTALGWSWVGPPMKSALGDERRLQQVLLNLVGNALKFTRGGSVEIECEMLGAPPDPTVPQVEFRVYDTGIGIAAEHLEQIFQDFETLESSADRKADGTGLGLGISRRLAQLLGGELGAQSEPGEGSVFWLRLPLTVPTQAQITSHVHASTHARNRDAAAIEGPPPEPMSVLLVEDNKVNRFVAREMIEAEGHRVTEAKNGLAGVEMAAAERFDLIMMDISMPVMDGEQAARAIRAGTGASSTTPIIGVTAHALSEAGDRLCAAGMAENLSKPIDRADLRRLLRRFASARPDGAVPAETRLPRIRAHPDRLLDLVQLSDQADALGCKVMQQLFDSFLPEMEEALDSLVALPRDEPQRLRHAAHALAGSCANFGLHELRAALAEIEAAPDHDTDARLARLVPLWTRSRAALLEWWREARGTPEQAQPASPEAAGAVDYPGGG; encoded by the coding sequence ATGGCCGCATGGCCGCGCATAGCGGACCGGGTGCGCAGCCGCGTGCGGGGCGGGGCGCTGGCCTTTGCGCTGGCCTTTTGCGTGGGGCTGGTGGCGGCGCTTGGCTGGCTGATGCTGCGCGAGATCGGCAATTTCGCCAATGCCGATGCCGACAACCCCCGTTGGACGCTCAGTCAGGTGGACGCGGAATTTTTGCAGTTTCGTCTGGGGTTGGAACAGGCCCAGCGGGACCCCCGGATGCTCGACGCGCTGCGGCGACGGTTTGACGTGATCTATACGCGAGTGAAATCGCTGCGCGAGGGCGACGCGTATAGCACCCTGCGCAACAACCGGGAATTTGAGGCAGCGTGCCTGAGTGTCAGCGGTTTCCTCGATGCCGTGGTGCCGCTGATAGACGGGCCGGATTCGGTTCTGCTCGCCGCATTGCCGCAGATCCGCGCGCGGGCGGCTGCGCAAAACGCGCGTGTGCGGCAACTGTCCCTCGGCGGGCTATCGACCTTTGCCGAGATCGCGGAAACCCGGCGCGCGGCGGCGGCGAATATGCTGGTGCGGATGGCGACCGTGCTTGGGCTGATCTTTGCGGGTCTGGCCGTGCTGTCGCTGTCGCTGCTGCGGCTAATCCGATCGGGGGAAGAACGTGCGGAGACGCTGCGCCGCACCGGGGTGCGCCTGCGCACCATCGTCGAAACCTCCCACGATGCGATCCTTGTTTGCGATGCGGGCGGGCGCATTCTGGAACTGAACGCCGCTGGCGAGGCGATGTTCGGTGTCTCGCAGGAGGAGGCGCGCGGGGTTTCGGCCATCGACCTGTTGGTTCCCGCCGAGGATCGCGCCGCGTTGCGCCGGGGGCGGCTTGCGTTTCTTGAGCGCGGATTGCGCCCTGATCCCGGTCAACGCCGGTTCGAGGTGACGGTGCAGGCGGCGGGCCGGACCTTACCCGTGGATGTGTCGGTGGACAGCGCCCAATCGGGGCGGCAGTTGGTGCATGTGGCGTTCTTTCGCGACATTTCCCGCCGCCGCGCGACGGAGGCCGCCCTGCGGGACGCCCGCGATCGCGCCCTCGCCGGGGAAAAGGCAAAGGCCAAGTTTCTCGCCGTCATGAGCCACGAAATGCGCACGCCGCTGAACGGCCTTTTGGGCACCATTGCCCTGCTGCGGGACACCGGGCTGGACCGGCGGCAGACGGGCTATCTGGATACGATGGCGTCGTCGGGGGAATTGCTGCTTGGCCTCGTCAACGACGTGCTCGACCTGTCGAAATTCGAAGCGGGCAAGATCCGCCCCGAACGCCGGGTTTTTGACGTGGGCGCCCTTGTCGCCGGGGTGGTCGAAAAAATGGAGGGCCTTGCCGCCGGCAATGACACCGCGCTGGGGTGGAGCTGGGTCGGCCCGCCCATGAAATCGGCGCTGGGGGATGAGCGCCGGTTGCAGCAGGTTTTGCTGAACCTTGTCGGAAATGCGCTGAAATTCACCCGTGGCGGCAGCGTCGAGATCGAGTGTGAAATGCTCGGTGCGCCGCCCGATCCGACCGTGCCGCAGGTGGAATTTCGCGTCTACGACACCGGGATCGGCATCGCAGCGGAGCATCTTGAACAGATCTTTCAGGATTTCGAGACGCTCGAATCCTCCGCGGATCGGAAGGCGGATGGCACCGGGCTGGGGCTTGGTATTTCGCGGCGGCTGGCGCAGTTGCTCGGCGGGGAACTTGGCGCGCAGAGCGAGCCGGGCGAGGGCAGCGTGTTCTGGCTCCGCCTGCCGCTGACGGTTCCGACGCAGGCGCAGATCACGTCCCACGTCCATGCCAGCACCCATGCCCGCAATCGCGATGCCGCCGCCATCGAAGGACCGCCGCCCGAGCCGATGTCGGTGCTGCTGGTCGAGGACAACAAGGTGAACCGCTTCGTCGCGCGCGAGATGATCGAGGCCGAGGGCCACCGCGTGACGGAGGCCAAGAACGGGCTGGCGGGCGTGGAAATGGCAGCAGCAGAGCGTTTCGATCTAATCATGATGGATATTTCCATGCCGGTCATGGACGGCGAGCAGGCCGCGCGGGCGATCCGGGCCGGAACCGGTGCCTCCTCGACGACGCCGATCATTGGGGTCACTGCCCATGCGCTGTCGGAGGCGGGCGACCGGCTCTGCGCGGCGGGGATGGCGGAAAACCTGTCCAAACCGATTGATCGCGCGGATTTGCGCCGTTTGCTACGCCGTTTTGCCAGCGCGCGGCCTGATGGCGCTGTGCCCGCCGAAACCCGCCTGCCCCGGATTAGGGCCCATCCGGACCGGCTGCTGGATCTGGTGCAATTGTCCGATCAGGCGGATGCGCTGGGCTGCAAGGTGATGCAGCAGCTATTCGATAGCTTCCTTCCGGAAATGGAGGAGGCGCTCGACAGTCTGGTCGCCTTGCCCCGCGATGAGCCGCAGCGCCTGCGCCATGCCGCCCATGCGCTGGCCGGGTCTTGCGCCAATTTCGGGCTGCATGAACTGCGCGCCGCGCTGGCCGAGATCGAGGCTGCCCCGGATCATGACACCGACGCGCGTCTGGCCCGGCTTGTCCCGCTCTGGACCCGAAGCCGCGCCGCCTTGCTGGAGTGGTGGCGCGAGGCGCGCGGCACGCCGGAGCAGGCACAGCCCGCAAGCCCCGAAGCGGCGGGGGCCGTGGATTACCCCGGCGGGGGCTGA
- a CDS encoding 2Fe-2S iron-sulfur cluster-binding protein: MKTTLTVNGKARELDADTRVTLLDALRHHLGLTGTKKGCDHGQCGACTVLVNGRRINSCLSLACMHDGDEITTIEGLGTPDDMSPLQKAFVKHDGYQCGYCTPGQICSATAMLDEIKQNWPSHVSDDLDAPAKLTVEEVAERMSGNLCRCSCYPNIVDAIREVAEAEGERP; this comes from the coding sequence ATGAAGACCACCCTTACCGTCAATGGCAAGGCGAGGGAGCTTGACGCAGACACGCGCGTCACGCTTCTTGACGCATTGCGCCATCACCTCGGCCTTACCGGCACCAAGAAGGGCTGCGACCACGGCCAATGCGGCGCCTGCACCGTGCTGGTGAACGGACGGCGCATCAATTCCTGCCTGTCGCTGGCCTGTATGCATGACGGAGACGAGATCACCACGATTGAAGGTCTCGGCACGCCGGATGATATGTCGCCGCTGCAAAAGGCCTTCGTCAAACATGACGGGTATCAATGCGGCTACTGCACGCCCGGACAGATCTGTTCGGCCACCGCGATGCTGGATGAGATCAAGCAGAACTGGCCCAGCCATGTGTCCGACGATCTCGACGCTCCTGCCAAACTGACAGTGGAGGAGGTCGCCGAACGGATGAGCGGCAATTTGTGCCGGTGTTCCTGCTACCCCAACATCGTCGATGCCATCCGTGAGGTGGCCGAGGCAGAGGGGGAGCGGCCATGA
- a CDS encoding FAD binding domain-containing protein — translation MRSFDYARANSVSEATSEASVSTDKARFIAGGTNLLDLMKLEVMTPEKLVDITRLDLRDITPTEDGGLRIGALVTNSDLAADATVRRDYAVLSRALLAGASGQLRNKATTGGNLLQRTRCYYFYDTAMPCNKRDPGSGCSAIGGATRLHAILGASEACIATHPSDMAVAMQVLGAQVETERASNEGRLIPLAEFYKLPGDSPHIETVLEPGELITAVILPPPPGGTHVYRKVRDRASYAFALVSVAAVIGMDGGRMARVQLAFGGIAPRPWRSAEVEDLLQGEDPAPALFDRAADLLLADARGQGGNDFKIPLTRRTLRAVLAEATGMGDSQ, via the coding sequence ATGAGGAGCTTCGACTACGCCCGCGCGAATTCGGTGTCAGAGGCAACATCCGAGGCCAGCGTTTCCACCGACAAAGCTCGGTTCATCGCCGGTGGCACCAACTTGCTGGACCTGATGAAGCTGGAGGTCATGACGCCGGAAAAACTGGTGGACATCACCCGGCTGGACCTGCGCGACATCACCCCGACGGAGGATGGCGGCCTGCGCATCGGCGCGCTGGTCACCAACAGCGATCTGGCCGCTGACGCCACGGTGCGCCGCGATTACGCGGTGCTGTCGCGGGCGCTGCTCGCGGGGGCATCCGGACAACTGCGGAACAAAGCCACCACCGGCGGCAATCTGCTACAGCGCACCCGCTGCTATTATTTCTACGACACGGCCATGCCGTGTAACAAACGTGACCCCGGTTCGGGGTGCAGCGCGATTGGGGGCGCGACCCGGCTGCATGCAATTCTGGGCGCAAGCGAGGCCTGCATCGCCACGCACCCCTCGGATATGGCCGTCGCCATGCAGGTGTTGGGCGCGCAGGTCGAAACCGAACGCGCGTCTAACGAGGGGCGGCTGATCCCGCTGGCTGAGTTCTATAAACTGCCGGGGGACAGCCCGCATATCGAAACTGTGCTGGAGCCGGGCGAGTTGATCACCGCGGTGATCCTGCCCCCGCCACCCGGAGGCACGCATGTCTATCGCAAGGTGCGCGACCGGGCATCGTATGCCTTTGCGCTGGTGTCCGTTGCTGCCGTGATCGGCATGGACGGCGGGCGGATGGCGCGCGTGCAGCTGGCCTTTGGCGGCATCGCGCCCCGCCCGTGGCGCAGCGCGGAGGTCGAGGATCTGTTGCAGGGCGAAGACCCCGCGCCCGCCCTGTTTGACCGCGCCGCCGATCTGCTGCTGGCCGACGCCCGTGGCCAAGGCGGCAATGATTTCAAGATACCGCTGACCCGCCGCACGCTGCGTGCCGTGCTGGCCGAGGCCACCGGGATGGGAGACAGCCAATGA